From a region of the Neobacillus niacini genome:
- a CDS encoding EcsC family protein, translating into MPLTDRETEVLNAIREWEKQLLNYEANDLQLTYEKYLERSFSLLPEKVQNQFFSVIDTWLFHLHGMIQGSQIQMDAKERILSSGRVFRKELHQIEDLKKLDIDQLQYIAMQQIARHRLYSFAQGGLAGTGGPLLLGTDIPAMAVINLRAVQLIAMTYGFEVNTPYEMMSSLKVFHTATLPPRLQKQGWMVLMDEMKTSRDHYFYEGNEEITDVSWLEQPIQQLLKAMVITVFRKKLIQGIPLVSMAIGAGTNYQLTRKVTEFAHNYYQLRYLNQKEEI; encoded by the coding sequence ATGCCATTAACTGACCGGGAAACAGAGGTATTAAATGCAATTAGAGAGTGGGAGAAGCAATTATTAAATTACGAGGCCAATGACCTGCAGCTTACGTATGAAAAATATTTAGAGCGTTCTTTCTCTTTATTACCTGAGAAGGTTCAAAATCAATTTTTTTCAGTTATTGATACCTGGTTGTTCCATTTGCACGGTATGATTCAGGGCTCCCAAATACAGATGGATGCTAAGGAAAGAATCCTATCTTCAGGTCGTGTGTTTCGTAAAGAATTGCACCAAATTGAAGATTTGAAAAAATTAGATATTGATCAGTTACAATACATAGCTATGCAGCAAATTGCAAGGCACCGATTATACTCGTTTGCACAGGGGGGCTTAGCGGGGACAGGTGGACCGCTTCTTTTGGGTACAGACATACCAGCGATGGCCGTTATAAATTTGAGGGCGGTACAATTAATTGCCATGACATATGGTTTTGAGGTGAATACACCCTATGAGATGATGAGTTCCCTAAAGGTTTTTCATACCGCTACATTACCTCCCCGTCTTCAAAAACAGGGGTGGATGGTGTTGATGGACGAAATGAAAACAAGCCGTGATCATTACTTTTATGAAGGAAATGAAGAAATTACAGATGTAAGTTGGCTGGAACAGCCCATTCAACAATTACTTAAAGCGATGGTTATTACGGTGTTCCGAAAAAAGCTGATTCAAGGTATTCCGCTAGTGAGTATGGCCATTGGTGCAGGGACTAATTATCAATTAACAAGAAAAGTTACAGAATTCGCCCATAACTATTACCAATTGCGCTATCTTAATCAGAAAGAGGAAATCTAA
- a CDS encoding universal stress protein: protein MGGRYDHILVAIDGSKESEWALEKSVEIAKRNEAKLLLAHVIDTRSFLLIDSYDPDIAERANKLAIDMLEKYQTQALDAGVTHVHYEIEYGSPKVKLPKEIAKKHDIDLIVCGATGMNAVERFLIGSVSEHITRYSPCDVLIVRTQKIKS, encoded by the coding sequence ATGGGAGGAAGATATGACCATATTTTAGTTGCCATCGACGGTTCAAAAGAATCTGAGTGGGCTCTAGAGAAATCGGTTGAAATTGCTAAAAGAAACGAAGCAAAATTGTTATTAGCACATGTTATCGACACAAGGTCATTTCTGTTAATTGATTCATATGATCCAGATATTGCCGAACGCGCGAACAAACTTGCCATTGATATGCTGGAAAAGTATCAAACCCAAGCCTTGGATGCAGGAGTCACCCATGTCCACTATGAAATCGAATACGGATCTCCGAAAGTGAAGCTTCCAAAGGAAATCGCTAAAAAACATGATATTGATTTAATTGTTTGCGGAGCTACTGGTATGAATGCAGTTGAAAGATTCTTGATTGGCAGTGTTTCAGAACATATTACTCGTTACTCCCCATGTGATGTCCTCATTGTCCGCACACAAAAAATTAAATCGTGA
- a CDS encoding DHH family phosphoesterase, translating to MNEKILEMIEQYETIIVHRHVRPDPDAYGSQCGLVEILKASYPNKKVYAVGKEERSLHFMRRLDSIPDEVYKGALVIVCDTANEERICDRRYSLGDKLIKIDHHPNEDPYGDLLWVDTTASSCSEMIYEFYLFGKDRGLKLNDAAARLLFGGIVGDTGRFLFPSTTDKTFAYAGELIHYDFSRTELFDKMYERDTNIIKLNGYILQNFEMQDNGVASVMLTKELLDEYNAEPSEASLLVGTLGDVKGIKAWVFFIEEEDQIRVRLRSKGPVINGVARKFKGGGHPLASGASIHSWDEVENVVKELSAVCDNYQS from the coding sequence TTGAATGAAAAAATTTTAGAAATGATCGAACAATATGAGACCATAATCGTACATCGCCATGTACGTCCAGATCCAGATGCATACGGTTCACAATGTGGATTAGTTGAGATTCTAAAAGCATCATATCCAAATAAAAAGGTGTATGCAGTTGGAAAAGAAGAAAGGTCGCTCCATTTTATGCGCCGTCTGGATTCTATTCCGGATGAGGTATACAAAGGAGCACTGGTTATTGTTTGTGACACCGCTAATGAGGAACGAATTTGTGATAGAAGATATTCACTAGGGGATAAACTAATCAAAATAGACCATCATCCCAACGAAGATCCTTATGGTGATTTATTGTGGGTGGATACAACGGCAAGTTCATGTAGTGAGATGATTTATGAATTTTATTTATTTGGTAAGGACAGAGGGTTAAAATTAAATGATGCTGCTGCAAGGCTATTATTTGGCGGGATTGTTGGTGATACAGGAAGATTCCTATTTCCAAGCACGACAGACAAAACCTTTGCTTATGCAGGAGAACTCATTCATTATGATTTTTCTCGTACCGAGCTTTTTGACAAAATGTACGAGCGTGATACCAATATTATTAAATTAAACGGCTATATTCTTCAAAACTTTGAAATGCAGGATAATGGTGTAGCTTCTGTGATGCTAACAAAGGAGCTATTGGATGAATACAACGCAGAGCCATCAGAGGCTTCATTACTCGTTGGGACTTTAGGCGATGTAAAAGGTATTAAAGCATGGGTGTTTTTTATTGAAGAAGAAGATCAAATCAGGGTACGTTTACGTTCAAAAGGTCCAGTCATTAATGGAGTTGCAAGAAAGTTTAAAGGCGGTGGACATCCACTTGCTTCTGGTGCATCAATCCATTCATGGGATGAGGTTGAGAATGTAGTAAAAGAACTTAGCGCTGTTTGTGACAACTATCAATCATAA
- a CDS encoding metal-dependent hydrolase, with protein sequence MKVSYHGHSVVQIELDGKRIIIDPYINGNQLTDLKVENLNLDVIILTHGHNDHVGDTVELAKRNNALVIANHEISTFLSWQGVNTHAMHIGGAHQFDFGKVKLTQAFHGSSYTTENNEIIYCGMPAGILFMAEGKTIYHAGDTALFSDMKLIGERHPIDLAFLPIGDNFTMGPEDAAYAAKLLGAKTIVPIHYNTFPPIKQDPKQFIEMLENKNGKVLEPGEFIEL encoded by the coding sequence ATGAAAGTATCTTATCATGGACATTCGGTTGTTCAAATTGAATTGGATGGGAAAAGAATCATTATTGATCCATATATTAATGGTAATCAATTAACGGATTTAAAAGTGGAAAATCTAAATTTAGATGTCATTATCTTAACTCATGGTCACAATGATCACGTCGGTGATACCGTTGAGTTAGCCAAAAGAAACAATGCACTAGTAATCGCTAATCATGAGATTTCTACATTCTTAAGCTGGCAGGGTGTCAATACGCATGCTATGCATATTGGCGGGGCCCATCAATTTGATTTTGGAAAAGTAAAATTAACACAAGCGTTTCATGGATCAAGCTATACTACAGAAAATAATGAAATAATCTATTGCGGTATGCCTGCGGGTATCCTATTTATGGCAGAAGGAAAAACGATCTATCATGCTGGTGATACAGCATTATTTTCGGATATGAAACTTATCGGTGAGAGACATCCGATTGATTTAGCATTCTTGCCAATTGGTGATAATTTTACGATGGGGCCGGAGGATGCAGCCTATGCCGCAAAATTGTTAGGAGCTAAAACAATTGTCCCAATCCATTACAATACATTCCCGCCAATTAAGCAGGATCCTAAACAATTTATTGAAATGCTGGAAAATAAGAATGGGAAAGTTCTAGAGCCTGGCGAATTTATTGAATTATAA
- a CDS encoding CBS domain-containing protein, which produces MATKHEQILQYIDELPVGEKISVRQIAKAMTVSEGTAYRAIKEAENKGYVSTIERVGTIRIERKKKENIEKLTFAEVVNIVEGQVLGGKTGLHKTLNKFVIGAMKLEAMMRYTGPDNLLIVGNRTQAQELALKAGAAVLITGGFDTDDHIKKLADSLEMPIISTSYDTFTVATMINRAIYDQLIKKEIILVEDILTPLTETFYLKTSDKVSRWHTLNLETTHSRYPVVDQNMKIQGMVTAKDIMGQESDTTIEKIMTKQPMTVSGKTSVASTAHMMVWEGIEVLPVVDDTNRLEGIISRQDVLKALQMNQRQPQVGETLDDIVTNQMVLMRGRAKGEEVYTCEVTPQMTNHLGTISYGVFTTVVSDAANRVLRSYKKGDLVVENMTIYFLKPVQMESILEIYPRVLEVGRKFGKVDVEVFNDGILVGKAMMMCQLIDRN; this is translated from the coding sequence TTGGCTACAAAACATGAACAGATTTTGCAATATATTGATGAACTTCCTGTTGGGGAAAAAATATCAGTACGGCAAATCGCCAAGGCGATGACTGTTAGTGAAGGTACAGCTTACAGAGCAATCAAGGAAGCTGAAAATAAAGGCTATGTAAGTACAATCGAACGTGTAGGTACGATTAGGATTGAACGAAAGAAAAAAGAGAATATTGAAAAGCTTACCTTTGCAGAAGTCGTTAATATTGTGGAGGGTCAGGTTTTAGGCGGCAAGACTGGCTTGCACAAAACGTTGAATAAATTTGTTATCGGTGCCATGAAACTTGAAGCGATGATGCGCTATACCGGTCCTGACAACCTGTTAATCGTCGGAAATCGTACACAGGCTCAGGAACTTGCATTGAAAGCTGGTGCTGCTGTCTTAATAACTGGAGGATTCGATACCGACGACCATATCAAGAAGCTTGCTGATAGTCTAGAAATGCCGATTATCTCAACAAGCTATGATACGTTTACAGTGGCTACCATGATAAACCGGGCTATTTATGACCAGTTGATAAAGAAAGAAATTATACTGGTGGAGGATATCTTAACACCACTTACTGAGACTTTTTATCTTAAAACTTCTGATAAGGTTTCTAGGTGGCATACTCTCAATCTTGAAACCACACATAGCCGTTATCCGGTTGTAGATCAGAACATGAAGATTCAGGGGATGGTAACGGCTAAAGATATCATGGGGCAGGAGTCTGATACGACCATCGAAAAGATTATGACAAAACAGCCGATGACTGTTTCTGGTAAAACAAGTGTGGCATCAACCGCACATATGATGGTCTGGGAAGGAATCGAAGTTCTTCCGGTTGTAGATGATACCAATCGTCTTGAAGGGATCATTAGCAGGCAGGATGTATTAAAAGCCTTACAGATGAATCAGCGTCAGCCGCAAGTAGGAGAGACACTTGATGATATTGTTACAAACCAAATGGTGTTAATGCGTGGAAGAGCTAAAGGGGAAGAAGTGTATACCTGTGAAGTTACTCCGCAAATGACAAACCATCTGGGTACTATTTCTTATGGCGTTTTTACCACGGTTGTTTCGGATGCTGCGAACAGGGTATTACGGAGCTATAAAAAAGGTGATTTGGTTGTTGAGAATATGACCATTTACTTTTTAAAGCCTGTTCAGATGGAAAGTATATTAGAGATTTATCCGAGAGTGCTTGAGGTGGGCCGTAAATTTGGTAAGGTCGATGTCGAGGTCTTTAATGATGGGATCTTAGTTGGTAAGGCTATGATGATGTGTCAGCTGATTGATCGAAATTAG
- the ald gene encoding alanine dehydrogenase has translation MQIGIPKEIKNNENRVAMTPAGVFNILKFGHEVFIEKGAGQGSGFTDEDYVSAGAKIVDTASEAWSMEMVMKVKEPLPDEYQYFREGLILFTYLHLAPEPELTKALIDNKVVGIAYETVQLQNRSLPLLTPMSEVAGRMAAQIGAQFLEKVHGGKGILLSGVPGVQRGAVTIIGGGVAGTNAAKMAIGLGAKVTIIDLNPERLRQLDDIFGSDVTTLISNPYNIAEAVKGSDVVIGAVLIPGAKAPKLVTEEMIQSMNPGSVVVDIAIDQGGIFETTDRITTHDNPTYIKHGVVHYAVANMPGAVPRTSTIALTNVTVPYAIQIANKGFRQACLENEALLKGINTLGGFVTYEAVAEAHALHYSDTKTLLGQM, from the coding sequence ATGCAAATCGGTATACCTAAAGAAATAAAAAATAATGAAAATCGTGTTGCGATGACACCAGCAGGAGTTTTTAATATACTTAAATTTGGACACGAAGTTTTTATTGAAAAAGGAGCAGGGCAAGGTTCCGGTTTCACAGATGAAGATTACGTGTCTGCCGGTGCAAAAATAGTAGATACTGCTTCTGAAGCATGGTCAATGGAAATGGTGATGAAGGTTAAAGAACCTCTGCCAGATGAATACCAATATTTCCGTGAAGGATTAATTTTATTTACATACTTACACTTAGCTCCGGAGCCTGAATTAACGAAGGCTTTAATTGATAATAAGGTAGTTGGTATCGCATATGAGACGGTACAACTGCAAAATAGATCCTTACCTTTATTAACGCCAATGAGTGAAGTTGCTGGAAGAATGGCTGCACAAATTGGAGCACAATTTCTAGAAAAAGTTCATGGCGGAAAAGGAATTTTACTTTCTGGAGTACCTGGAGTGCAAAGAGGGGCTGTTACAATTATCGGCGGTGGTGTAGCAGGAACTAATGCTGCGAAAATGGCAATCGGACTTGGGGCAAAAGTTACGATTATTGACCTAAATCCAGAACGCCTCCGTCAGTTAGATGATATCTTTGGATCGGATGTTACAACCTTGATATCTAACCCTTATAATATCGCTGAAGCTGTAAAAGGTTCTGACGTTGTTATCGGTGCAGTACTAATTCCAGGAGCTAAAGCTCCAAAACTAGTAACAGAAGAAATGATTCAATCCATGAACCCGGGAAGTGTAGTGGTTGATATTGCGATTGACCAAGGCGGAATTTTTGAAACAACAGACCGGATAACTACACACGATAATCCAACATACATTAAACATGGGGTTGTTCATTACGCGGTTGCGAATATGCCTGGAGCGGTACCAAGAACATCCACCATCGCTTTAACAAATGTGACAGTACCTTACGCCATCCAAATAGCCAATAAAGGTTTTAGACAGGCCTGCCTAGAGAATGAAGCATTGCTTAAGGGGATTAATACACTTGGCGGCTTTGTAACTTATGAAGCAGTCGCAGAAGCACACGCTCTGCATTACTCGGATACAAAAACTTTACTTGGACAAATGTAA
- a CDS encoding M24 family metallopeptidase, producing the protein MNQRLHKLQAWMKENGIEVSFITSSENVYYLSGFFSNPHERLLALAVFQEEEPFLVCPGMEVHDVKSSGWNQEIIGYSDIDNPWELVHTSINNRISTVRTVAIEKEHMNVERYERLTSLFPNAAFTSAEEKMRKLRMIKDAKELKIIEEACALADFAIEVGCSEIKEGRTELDVLNAVEYALKKKGVTEMSFSTMVLTGANAASPHGNPGTTKIQKGDLVLFDLGVVVDRYCSDITRTVAYGDINDKQKEIYDTVLKGQLAAIEASKPGVTAAEIDLRARRIISEAGYGEYFPHRLGHGLGISVHEYPSMTETNQLIIEEGMVYTIEPGIYVPGVAGVRIEDDVFITADGAKVLTKFPKELQIIR; encoded by the coding sequence ATGAACCAACGTTTGCACAAACTTCAAGCGTGGATGAAGGAAAATGGGATTGAAGTCAGCTTTATCACCTCTTCTGAAAATGTATATTATTTAAGCGGATTTTTCTCAAATCCACATGAACGTTTACTTGCTCTAGCCGTTTTTCAAGAAGAAGAGCCCTTCCTTGTGTGTCCTGGAATGGAGGTCCATGATGTCAAAAGCTCAGGCTGGAACCAAGAAATCATCGGCTATAGCGATATCGATAACCCATGGGAATTAGTACATACCTCAATCAATAATAGAATCAGCACTGTCCGAACCGTCGCAATTGAAAAAGAACATATGAACGTAGAACGTTATGAGCGGTTGACATCGTTATTTCCAAATGCTGCTTTTACTTCCGCTGAGGAAAAAATGAGAAAACTGCGGATGATTAAAGATGCAAAGGAATTAAAAATTATTGAGGAAGCGTGTGCATTGGCTGATTTTGCTATCGAAGTTGGCTGCAGTGAAATTAAAGAAGGTCGAACAGAATTAGATGTTCTAAACGCAGTTGAATATGCGCTAAAGAAAAAAGGCGTAACAGAAATGTCGTTTTCAACCATGGTCCTGACAGGAGCAAACGCTGCGTCCCCTCATGGAAACCCAGGAACCACAAAAATCCAAAAGGGTGATTTAGTCTTATTCGATTTAGGTGTAGTAGTAGACCGTTATTGTTCAGATATTACAAGAACCGTTGCGTATGGTGATATTAATGATAAACAAAAAGAAATATATGATACCGTCCTAAAAGGACAACTTGCAGCTATAGAGGCCAGTAAACCAGGGGTAACTGCTGCTGAGATTGACTTAAGAGCGCGAAGAATTATTTCAGAAGCAGGCTACGGGGAATACTTCCCGCATCGTCTCGGTCATGGACTTGGAATCAGTGTACACGAGTATCCTTCGATGACAGAAACAAATCAATTGATTATTGAAGAAGGAATGGTGTATACCATCGAACCTGGCATTTATGTACCTGGGGTAGCAGGAGTACGTATTGAGGACGATGTGTTCATTACCGCGGATGGAGCTAAGGTTTTGACCAAATTCCCTAAGGAATTACAGATCATTAGGTAG
- the ytrI gene encoding sporulation membrane protein YtrI, with the protein MRIPPYYRRPSWQRFFAGMVIGGAISWCIFIYIFGVWQEEHTALIDKQSEEIIDLKEEKKIWQEEYKEINKRTIEQLTTQKINIKITNWEKYKLDLLSVSEIEDSVKDDISMMIAKDIDTVYKSKELIKKIIQNKPVKINDKRYKLNVREMVIFTTLSIQLEIEFEH; encoded by the coding sequence GTGAGAATTCCTCCCTATTATCGACGACCCTCGTGGCAGCGTTTTTTTGCAGGGATGGTCATTGGCGGTGCAATCAGCTGGTGTATCTTCATTTATATTTTTGGTGTTTGGCAGGAGGAGCATACTGCATTAATTGATAAACAAAGCGAAGAAATTATTGATTTAAAGGAAGAAAAAAAGATTTGGCAGGAAGAATACAAAGAGATCAATAAACGTACAATCGAACAGCTAACCACCCAAAAAATCAATATAAAAATAACAAATTGGGAAAAATATAAACTAGACTTACTAAGTGTTTCAGAGATCGAGGATTCAGTAAAAGATGATATTAGTATGATGATTGCAAAGGACATTGATACCGTCTATAAGAGCAAAGAATTAATCAAGAAAATCATTCAAAATAAACCCGTTAAAATAAACGACAAACGGTACAAACTAAATGTGAGGGAAATGGTTATCTTCACCACCCTCTCCATTCAATTAGAAATAGAATTCGAACATTAA
- a CDS encoding molybdenum cofactor biosynthesis protein B, translating to MSTTEHKEGAPKIVNCKVITVSDTRNKDTDKSGKMMIELLEQAGHAIVDYVIVKDEAAPIKEAILQGCEHGDIDVILTNGGTGIAKRDVTIETVQSILDKEIVGFGELFRMLSYQEDIGSAAILSRAIAGVVKNKGVFSTPGSTGAVKLAMNKLILPEIGHVVREIKKDL from the coding sequence ATGAGTACAACGGAACATAAAGAAGGAGCTCCAAAGATTGTAAATTGTAAAGTCATTACCGTGAGTGATACAAGAAACAAGGACACAGATAAAAGTGGCAAGATGATGATAGAATTGCTAGAACAAGCAGGGCATGCCATTGTTGACTATGTAATTGTAAAAGATGAAGCCGCTCCTATAAAAGAGGCCATTTTACAAGGATGTGAGCACGGAGATATTGATGTCATCCTAACAAATGGAGGGACAGGAATAGCAAAGCGCGATGTCACGATTGAAACTGTTCAAAGTATATTAGATAAAGAAATAGTTGGATTTGGAGAATTATTCAGGATGTTGAGTTATCAGGAGGATATTGGCTCAGCAGCTATACTTTCACGTGCCATTGCCGGTGTAGTAAAGAATAAAGGTGTCTTTTCTACTCCAGGCTCTACAGGAGCAGTTAAGCTTGCAATGAATAAGTTAATCCTCCCGGAGATTGGTCATGTAGTAAGAGAAATAAAAAAAGATTTATAG
- a CDS encoding YtpI family protein, with product MSVLVFFIVILFAFYLFYKTKYFRTSRPVEKKWLSAKSNIALGLFVFLFGINHLFFISQTTVTLIVSIIFIVYGGIFTWVGFKKYKHYLPYAEEEAASYNAK from the coding sequence ATGTCAGTTCTAGTTTTTTTCATCGTCATACTATTTGCTTTTTATTTATTTTATAAAACCAAATACTTTCGAACCAGCCGGCCAGTGGAAAAGAAATGGCTCAGTGCCAAATCGAATATAGCACTTGGTCTATTTGTCTTCTTATTTGGCATTAATCATTTATTTTTTATATCGCAAACGACGGTCACACTAATTGTCTCAATCATCTTTATTGTGTATGGCGGAATCTTTACTTGGGTTGGCTTTAAAAAGTATAAACATTATCTCCCATATGCCGAAGAAGAAGCAGCCAGTTACAATGCTAAATAA